TTCTTCTTATTATACGATTTAACGGTATCGGTACACCAGTTGAATATGTAACATCCAAACTTTCTTAATAGAAAAAAACCATCTTCCACATTGCATGTGAAAATATGGTTTTTTCGTGTTATTTTATATATTCTGCTACCCGATTGCGTCCTTCTCGTTTCGCCCCAATATACAATGCTCGATCGGCATTTCGAATAAGCGACATTCCTTCATCACTATCCTCTGGAGCTGTTGAAATCCCAATACTCGCAGTAATAGTCACTTCTTGTATTTGAGGTCGATCCGCTAGTCCCATATTAATCGCAAATGGTGTTTCTTCAATTACTTTTCGAAGTCTTTCTGCTAGTTCCAATGTTTTTTGTTTGGACATATTAGGAAGAAGAACGACAAATTCCTCTCCGCCATAGCGTGCAAGAGTGCCTAGCTCTCCTAACTCCCTTTCAAGAAGACGAGAGAAAGCGACTAGTATTTCATTTCCACTTTGATGACCATACGTATCATTGATCATTTTAAAATGGTCAATATCTAACATCATTAATGATAATTGTCGTAGCTTTCCATTTAATAACTTATTCATTTCAAGCTCTAAACAATGATCAAAGTAGCGATAATTATATAGTTTTGTAAGACCGCACCGTTCGCTCTTAGACACTGCATCTTCCACGTACTTCGCTTTTTCTAAGGAAACAGCAAAATAGCTACATAATAGCTGTAAAATCTGAAGTTGATGCGTTTCAAAGGCAAATTTCTTCGTCGAGGCTAACAAGAAAACTCCTTCGATTCGTTGGTTACGGCTTATGGGAACAGCCATAATGCTTTCCACATTATCTGGTAAATACGTAAGTGGAATATGATTCCATTCTGAACGTGTGTGATACAAGTAAGATTTGTCTTTTTTCCAGACCCTTCCTGGTATCGAATTGACTAAATCCTTTGATGAAACAATAGGTTTTGCTTCTTGACCATTTACGTAAGCGAACATCACGTACATTTCATCTGATTTTCTTCTAATATCCACTATATACGAGAACTCGGTGGGAAATAATTCGTTCACGCGTTGTAAGAAAATATTAAAGATCTCATCCACAGTATGTTTACCTGCGAGTTGTTGACCAATTTCACTTGCGACATTTAAATCGTCATTAATCTTCTCAGAGCTGTTATACATCCGTACTACTAGTGATATCATCACAAATGGAATACCAAGAAGTAAGAATCCAATGACTCCTACATGCAGATTTAGTAAATAAAGCATAATTCCAAATGGAAGAGTGATGACCATTCCTGCGTAATCCCATAAAGTATCGATACTCATAAATTTGGCATCTGGATCTTTAAAATATTTTAAATAACCAAATAAAAATAAATGGTTGGCAAACATATTCACAAGTTGGAATATAACGGAGTACAACAAAATACTTCCAATTTGGGCATTTTCTCGATCAAATCCAAGGGAATAGACTGCTAAACCACTGACAACCGAAACGGAAAAGAACATAAGTGAGTTGAAAAACATCCGATAAAATTCATCTTTTGAAAATAATTTCAAATAAAAGAATAAGGGAATAATCGCAATCTGCATGACAATCATTTCAACTAGAATTCCATATTGCAAAAAGACCGCTAAGTTGACCCACTGAATCAACATAATAGTTGTTCCTGCAACTTTAAATGGAAGAATAGATGCAAGTAAAGCCAATGCTACATATGCGAGTAAGATGCCCCAGTTCACTTCATCTGGACGGTCGAACTGAAAAAGAGAATACGTGGAAATCGGCACTATTGCTATCCACATAATGATAAAACCGATCCGTTGACCCCAAGTCACTTCCATAGTCTCTCTCCTTAGTTCAAAATGTTTACAATATTTTCACTTTATCAGAATAAAAATGATTTGTCATTCAGTTTTTTCCGATTTTTTGAACAATCGAATGGTTTCTTGATAAATCTCTGCCAGTAAATAAAGAGATCCTACAACAATAGTCACATTTTCTTCTTGAAGCGATAGTGTCATCGCCTCAAAAGGGTTGTGGATGACTTGTTTGTATGTAGCATGTGAGAGCTCGGCTAATTCTTCTGGTTTTCTTGAACGTTCCTCTTGGAATGAAACAAAAGTGAATGTTGTACTGACTGTTTCTAAAGACCGTAACATGGCAGAAGCATCTTTTCCTTGAATCATTCCGACAATAAAATGCACGTTGTTTTCTAGTCCCAGTTCTTGAATCGTCTCCACTAATTTTTCGATACTTGCAGGGTTATGTGCGCCGTCTAAATAAAGGCGATCATTGACTTTTTCAAACCGAAGAGGCATATGTATGGTGGCTAATACCTGTTCTGCTACTTCCTGTTGGAAAGAAAATCCTAACGAAGTAGATAGGAGTTGTACAGCAAATAAGGCTAATGCTGCGTTCTGACGCTGGTGCTTACCGTTAAGCGACAAAGCCCCATGATAAGGAGGTACTTCATTCCCAAAAACAAATAGATCTGACTGATTCTCACGCGCGTAGTCACGAACAACTTTCATGGCATCCTTTTGAAGTGGCCCGCAAATAACAGGACGGTTTGACTTAATGATGCCTGCTTTATGTGTCGCGATTTCCGACAAAGTTGTGCCTAAAAAACGTTCGTGATCCTTTGCGATGCTAGTAATGACACTGACGAGCGGTGTGACAACATTCGTACTATCTTCCAATCCTCCCATTCCAGTTTCAATGACTGCTACCTCAATATTCGCATGTCGAAAAGTAAGGAACGCAACACACGTCAGTAATTCAAAATCTGTCAGCTTCCCGCTAAGATTTGTCCTAGATATTTCTTCGAAGGCTTCATTTAGTTCTTTTTCGGTAACATCGTTTAATCCTACTTGAATCTGATCATGGACATCCACGAAACTTGGAGAAAAAAATGCCCCTACGCGTTTCCCATGAGCAAGTAAAAGTTGCTGGATCATTTTCACGGTTGACCCTTTTCCGTTCGTTCCTGCCACATGAATCACTTTAATAGCACGTTCAGGATGACCAAGCACTTTCATCGCCTCCTGCATGGAAGTCAAGCCTGGCTTGATCTCTGGACTACTTTGAATTTGCCACTGTTCTTTATAAAGATTAAATTTTGGTATCACTATCCACACCGCTTTCTTTTCGTGCTACTATCACAATATGGTGTAATTATACACTTAATCAGGAGGGCGAACGATGCGTACGTGTTGGATAATTTACAATGGCAGTTTACAATCAGAAAAGTTTATTGATCAAGCCCATTTAGTGGGAGAAGCGGCTACGAAAGTTGGCATTCAACCTATCTTTTTACGAAATTATGAAGTTCAAATGGATCTTCAGGGGACGATTAGTTCTCCTCCTGACTTTGTCATCATGTTAGACAAAGATATATTACTCGCAAATTATTTAAAATTAGCAGGAATACCTGTATTTAATGATCCGGATGTTATTGAACGCTGTGACAATAAAGCTAAGCAGTATTTAACACTTGCAGCTCATCACATTCCAATGCCAAAGACAATTCTTGCTCCGAAAGTGTACCCCGATTTCACCATTGAGGAGTCTGGCTATTACGACACGATATTACATGATTTAGGTCTCCCGATGATTATTAAAGAAGGAAAAGGATCGTTTGGGATGAAAGTATATTTAATCGAAACGAAAGAGCAATTTATGGAAAAAGTTCGAGCACTCCGTGGAATCGATTATGTATTTCAGGAGTTTATCGCTTCAAGTCGTGGCAGGGATATTCGAGTGAATGTCGTGGGAAATGAAGTTGTTGCCGCGATGTATCGCTATTCTGAAACTGATTTCCGTGCAAATATTACAAACGGTGGAAAAGCACTTCGCATTGAGTTAACCGAAAACCAACAAGAAACGGCGATTGCTGCTGCAAAAGCTGTTGAAGCGGAATTTGCCGGTGTAGATTTATTATTTGGTGAAAATGAAGAACCCATTGTATGTGAAGTCAACGCCGCAGCGCATATTCGGAACATATACACTGTCACTGGGATTAATGTTGCCGATTCTATGATTGCTTACATTCAAAGAAAATTAGCAGCGGTTCAATCATGAAGGCTGCATTAGTATATGAAGAAACAGAAGCGATTCGGAATCAAGATTTTATCAATCGTCTCATTGGAGAAGCTTCTAAACACTCCATATCTATGTCACTAATTCGAGATGGTAAAGATGAGATTCCAGAAGATGTCGATTTTGTTTTTTTTCGAATGAGAAACCCGAAACGATCTCAAGAACTTGAAGCGAAAGGATATTACTTGGTGAATCGTTCTCAAGTAAATGTCCTCGCAAATGACAAATGGAAATCGTACCAACTTGCATTGTTGCAAAACATACCAGTTGTTCCGACGCTTCTCTGGAAAGAAAATACAACTCTTTCCTTTCCGTGTGTTGTAAAAAGCAGGTATGGCTATGGTGGTTCAGATGTATTTTTACTGCAATCGTCCGAGGATTATCAACATCTAAATATTCCTTTTTCCTTTGAAGAAGCTATTGTTCAGCCTTACATCGAAACAAACGCAACCGATATTCGTGTATTTATGATTGGCGAAGAGGTTCAAGGTGCTGTTAAACGACAAGGAAAGGACTCCTTTAAATCCAATTACTTACTGGGTGGTTCGGTGGAAACCTTTAGTTTAGCATCATGGCAAATTGATCACGTAACAACATTAGCGAAAGCCATTAAAAGTGATTATGTCGGATTTGACTTCTTGCTGCTCGAGGATGGAACGTGGTTATTTAATGAAATGGAAGATCCGGTGGGTGCGAGATCGTATTACGCAACAACGGGTATAGATATTGCTGTTCCGATAATGGAACATATTTATACAAAACTAAGTAAGTAAGCGATGCGACCAATTTCGATTGGTCGTTTTTTTATAAAGAATCGATCTTCTTGCCCCGAGAATCGATCGCCTCAACCAGAGAATCGATCGGCCCCCCTTTTCCTACCTCCAAACATAAAGAAACTCCCCATCCGAAGTGGATTGAGAGTTTCTCATCGCTATGCTAAGTTTTTCAATTCGTCAATTCGTTTTTGGACTGCTTCGAATTTTTCAAGGTAGTCTTTTTCTTTCGCACGCTCTTCCGCGACAACTGCTTCTGGTGCTTTTGAAACGAAACGTTCATTTGAAAGTTTACCTTGTACAAGTTTTACTTCTTTTGCCCATTTTTCCAGCTCTTTTTCTAGACGTGCTGTTTCACTTACTACGTCAATTAATCCTACTAATGGCAAGTAGATTTCTACTCCTGTAACGACGGATGACATTGCCTGCTCTGGAGCTTGCAAGTCTTTACCAATCACAAGAGGTTCTGGATTACAGAATTTTTCTAGATAAATCGCATTTTCCTGTAAGATTGATTCTGTTTGATCGTCTTTTGCAGAAAGGTACAGCGGAACTTTCTTGCTCATTGGTGTTTGAACTTCTGCACGAATTGTCCGTACTGCACGAATAATTTCAGATAATACTTTCATATCTGCTGCTTTTTCTGGATTCGATAAAGCTGGATCTGCTACTGGCCACGGGGCAACTGTAATAGACTCACCTTGATGCGGAAGCTTTTGCCAAATCTCTTCTGTAATGAAAGGCATGAATGGATGCAATAAGCGCATTGTTTGATCTAAAACATATGCTAATACAGAGCGTGTCATTTGTTTCGCTTGTTCATTTTCACCATAGAGTGGTAATTTAGACATTTCAATATACCAATCACAGAAATCATCCCAAATGAAATTATAAAGTGTACGACCAACTTCTCCGAATTCATATTTATCGGATAGTTTTGTCACTTGCTCGATTGTTTCATTCAAACGAGTCAAAATCCATTCATCAGCTACAGATTTTTCGCCTTGTAATGAAATATCTTCATAGCTCATGCCTTCAATATTCATTAAAACAAATCGGGAAGCATTCCAAATTTTGTTTGCGAAATTCCAAACAGATTCCACTTTTTCTATGGAGAAGCGCAAATCTTGTCCTGGTGAAGAGCCGGTAGATAAGAAATAACGTAGGGAATCCGCTCCGTATTGATCGATAACATCCATTGGATCGACACCATTTCCGAGCGACTTAGACATCTTACGTCCATCCTCTGCACGTACAAGTCCGTGAATGAGAACATCGTCAAAAGGACGTTTCTGTGTAAATTCAAGTCCTTGGAAAATCATGCGTGATACCCAGAAGAATATAATATCGTATCCTGTTACTAAAACATCCGTTGGGTAGTAACGTTTAAACTCTTCACTCAACTCATCTGGCCAACCCATAGTGGAAAATGGCCATAGTGCAGAAGAAAACCACGTATCTAACACATCTTCGTCTTGCTTCCAGTTTTCACTATCTTTTGGCGCATCGCTTCCAACATAAATTTCACCAGTCTCTTTATGGTACCAAGCTGGAATTCGATGGCCCCACCATAATTGACGAGAAATACACCAATCACGAATATTTTCCATCCAACGTAAATACGTATTCTCAAAACGATTTGGTACAAAGTTTACTTTTTCAGCACCAGCTTGTAGTTTAATTGCTTCATCTGCGAGTGGTTGCATTTTAACAAACCATTGTGTAGATAAATATGGTTCGACTACTGCACCACTGCGTTCTGAATGTCCAACCGAATGTAAGTGTTCTTCGATTTTGAATAAAACACCCATGTCTTGTAAATCGCTTACGATTTGTTTACGACACTCAAAACGGTCCATTCCTTCGTACTTACCTGCACGTTCATTCATTGTACCGTCTTCATTCATTACTAAAACACGTTCTAAATTGTGACGATTCCCAATTTCAAAATCATTCGGATCGTGAGCAGGGGTAATTTTCACTGCACCGCTTCCAAATTCCATATCTACGTAGTCATCTGCGATAATTGGAATTTCTCGTCCAGTTATCGGCAGTTTTACCGTTTTTCCAATTAAGTGTTGATAGCGCTCATCTTCTGGGTGTACCGCTACAGCAGTATCTCCGAGCATGGTTTCAGGTCGAGTTGTGGCGATTTCGATTGAATCCGTGCCATCTGCTAGTGGATATCGCATATGATAAAATGCACCCTGTACGTCTTGATAAATAACTTCGATATCAGATATCGCGGTTTTTGTTGCTGGATCCCAGTTAATGATATATTCTCCGCGATAGATGAGTCCTTTTTCATACAATTTCACGAAAACTTCTTGTACAGCTGTTGAGAGCCCTTCATCTAGCGTAAATCGTTCACGTGAATAGTCTAGACCTAGTCCTAATTTAGACCATTGTGCACGAATGTGAGAAGCATACTCTTCTTTCCATTTCCACGTTTCTTCTAAAAAGTTCTCCCGGCCAAGATCATAACGAGTTGTACCAGTTGCACGTAGTTTTTCTTCTACTTTAGCTTGTGTCGCAATCCCGGCGTGGTCCATCCCAGGAAGCCACAAAGCATCATACCCTTGCATCCGCTTCATTCGTACTAAAATATCTTGAAGAGTTGTATCCCATGCATGGCCTAAATGTAGTTTCCCTGTTACGTTCGGTGGTGGAATGACAATTGTAAAAGGTTCTTTATCGCTAGTAGGATCCGCTTCGAAAAATTTTCCTTTTAACCACCACTCATAACGACCTTGTTCAATTGCTTTAGGATCGTATTTGGTTGCTAAGTTTGTTTCTTCTGACATGGTTGTTCCTCCTCTGTCTTATCACTCATTTTTTTGGAAAACAAAAACTCCCTCGCCTTATGTTACATAAGGACGAAGGAGTTCGATTCGCGGTACCACCTTAATTCGCAGCTTTAATAAGCTACGCACTTCATAGAAATAACGGCTTTCCACCGGTTTTTGCTACTATATTCACAAAAACAGCTCCCGGGTGACATTCAATGATGTTTCAGTAGGGATTCACACCATTCTCCCCTCTCTTTAACTGAACACAAAATTTACTATCCCGATCAAAGCAATTTCGATATGTCATTCTGTTGATTGAAATTATTGTACCCGAAGTATTCCTGCTTCGTCAAGTAAAGGAAAGGAGTTGATCTTATGCGAAGATATAATCCTCATCTGCTGCCTCCATGGTTACGAAAATGTCGCTTTTATTGTAAAGATATTTGTGTACCAATCTTTTGTTTTCAATTTATACGGGTAATTTTTATTCCAACGACATTAGACGTATTTCTGCTTATTATTCTGTTGTTTCTTGTTTTCGCTTTTCACCACGATATGTTGTGAGAAAACTTTTGGAATATGATTCTTTTAATCGATGAAATGGTAAGTCCTTTTTACTAACTCTCGGATAGTCGCAATGGACAACTGCACCGATTTCTACTAGAGCGTTCTCCTTTACACTTACAACCGGATCTTCTATTCGTAACGCTGGTGCTTGTTCCGAGGGTGGGCATTCAACATATAAAGGGATTGCGTACTCAAAATAACCCACTCCATTTTTAATAAAGTCAATATCCTCAATTACGATGCCAGCTTCCCTCTCGGATGGTTCTTGTGCTTCCCGAATGTTAATTTCACAAGATAAATGATAAATTCCTTTCGCTTTCCATGCATCCTCACTTTTTTCCCAACTCGTAACGGGTACAATGCGACATGAGACAACTTCCGTTATTTCACCAATTTCTGGTACTAAACAACACGTTTCTTTTAATTCAAAAGAATAATTCAACAAAACCCCTCCTCTCATCAAATGTATGAGAAGAAGGGTTTTTTCATGTTTATTTCGCTAGTTTTTCAAAAACTTTTTCAAATGCTTGGACTGTTTTTTCAATATCTCCCTCTGTATGTGCAGTGGACAAAAACATTCCTTCAAATTGAGATGGAGGTAAATATACTCCCTCTTCTGCCATTAAACGATAGACATCCGCAAAAAGTGTTAGATCCGCCGTTTTTGCTTGATCGTAATTGGTTACTTTTTCATTCGTGAAGAAGAACCCAATCATTGAACCGGCACGATTTACACGATGAGGAATGTTATACGTAATCGCAGCTTTTTTGAAACCTTCTTCTAATAAATCTGCTAAATGATGAAAATGATCATAACTTTCCGGTGTTAACTTGGACAACGTAGCTAATCCTGCTGCCATCGCTAGAGGATTTCCTGATAATGTTCCCGCTTGATAAATGGGTCCACTTGGAGCAATCTGTGACATAATTTCTTTCTTCCCACCATATGCACCAACAGGAAGGCCACCGCCGATTACTTTCCCAAGACACGTCATATCCGGTTTCACATTATAGTATCCTTGGGCACAGTTGTATCCCACACGGAATCCAGTCATCACTTCATCAAAGATCAGAACGCTTCCGTACTGAGTTGTAACTGCACGAAGGTGTTCAAGGAATCCTTTATTCGGTGGAACAACTCCCATGTTACCTGCTACTGGCTCGACGATTACTGCAGCAATATCATCCCCAAAGCGCTCAAATACTGCAGTGATTGCAGCATCATCATTATAAGGAACAGTGATGGTATTTTGAGCAATCGATTCAGGAACCCCTGGGCTATCTGGTAATCCAAGTGTTGCAACTCCTGACCCTGCTTTGATTAATAAACTATCACCATGTCCATGGTAACAACCTTCGAATTTCACAATTTTGTTTCGACCAGTGTATCCACGAGCTGCACGCAGTGCACTCATCGTAGCTTCTGTACCGGAAGAAACCATTCGAATCATTTCCATAGATGGAACTCGCTCTTGTACAAGCTTAGCCAATTCTGTTTCAATTAACGTTGGTGCACCAAAACTAGTACCGCTAACTGCCGTCTCTTGAATTGCTTTTACTACATCCTCATCTGCATGCCCTAAAATAAGTGGTCCCCATGACAGGACATAGTCAATGTATTCATTCCCATCGATATCTATCATCTTTGAGCCTTTACCTGATTGAATGAATATTGGGTCCATATTAACCGATTTAAATGCACGTACTGGGCTATTAACGCCACCAGGCATATATTCTTTTGCTTCTTTAAAGGCAGCTATCGATTTGCTATAATCTCGGGTCATTTTGCTCCTCCTAACCATTTCGCAGCATCTTTCGCATGATACGTCATAATTAAGTCTGCTCCAGCTCGTTTCATACTAGTTAATGTTTCTAACACAATCCGTTCTTCGTCAATCCATCCGTTCGCTGCTGCTGCTTTGATCATGGCATATTCTCCACTCACATTATAGGCAACAAGAGGTAACACAAAATTGTTTTTCACATCACGTACAATATCCAAGTAAGAAAGTGCTGGTTTTACAATTAAGAAATCCGCGCCCTCTTCGACATCAGAAGCAGCTTCTCTCATTGCTTCTAAGCGATTTGCTGGATCCATTTGATACGTTTTACGGTCCCCAAATTGAGGTGTGCTATTCGCAGCATCGCGAAACGGACCATAATAGGCACTCGCATATTTCACCGCGTAAGACATAATAGGAATATGTTCATACCCAGCCTCGTCTAAACCGTAACGTATTGCTGCAACAAAACCATCCATCATATTGGAAGGTGCAATTATATCAGCACCTGCTTTTGCTTGTGCTACCGCAGTTCGTGCTAATAAATCAAGCGTAGGGTCATTTAACACTTTTCCATTTTCAATTACACCACAATGACCATGGTCGGTATATTCACATAAACATGTGTCTGCAATAACCATTAAATCTGGATGACGATCTTTCGCAAATCGAATTGCTTCTTGGACAATTCCATGATCATGGAATGCTTGTGATCCAATTGCGTCTTTCTCGTGTGGAATACCAAATAAAATCACAGAAGGAATGCCAAGTCGAACTACCTCGTCTAATTCTTCTCCTAGATGGTCTAATGAAAATTGGAATACTCCTGGCATGGAAGCAATGGGGTTTTTGATGTTATCGCCTTCTGCAACAAAAATTGGATAAATGAAATCATCCACGTGTAAACTTGTTTCTTTTACCATTCGACGCAACGTTTCAGTATGTCGTAATCTTCTATGTCTTGAGAATTGTAAATTCATCATTCATCCTACTTTCTATATACGATTTCCTGCAGAATATTCTCCCACGTAAATTTTTCAGGTTGATACGTTACGTGATAGCCGATTTCACGTAACGCTTTTGTCGTGACATTTCCAATGGAAGCCAATTCAATGGTTGAATCGATTGGTAATACCTTCTGAAGCTGACGGGCAGCTGAAGGACTACCCAAAACGACTATAATCGCAGATGATTTGTTTTCTGCTATGGTTGTACGGAATTTTTTTAATTCCGCAGGATTGCTTGTCGTGTTGTATATCTCCCACTCATCCACCTCGGACGGTAATTTTGTAGGAATAAGATCACTCGCCAAATTTCCTTTTACGAAAAGGACTCGTTTCGTCGTATATGGAAATTCTTCTACGAAAGTCGTCGCGTTATAGGTGGATGGCATAAAAGAAATAGTATATCCAAGTGTTTCTAATTTCGTTTTCGTTTTTTCTCCGACAACTGCGATTTTTGCATGAACAGGTCTGTTAGCTACAATTGCATGAAAGATGCGAACGGCATGTCCACTTGTGAAAATAATCCACTCATACTCCTTCCAATGTTCATTCACAAAATCAGGTACCGCATGTGAAGTTGGAGAAATTTGAATCAGAGGGTGACGCACGGTACGCGCACCAAGATCGGATGCTTTCTGTATCACTGTTTGAGGAACCGATGTTCCCGTAAAAATAATCAAGTGATTTGCAAGCGGGAAGGAATTAGACATTTAAATCTGCCTTTACTTGCTGGATTAGATCATATGCACCTTCTGCAGAAATTTTCGCAGCAATTTCTTTTCCAAGTTCTACCGGATTTTCTCCCTTCGTAGATTCCTTGTAGAAGACGTCACCTTCAGGTGAAGCAACTAATCCCGTAAAGGTAATTTCATTGCCATCGGTTGTCGCAAATCCTGCGATTGGTACTTGACAGCCGCCATCCATTTTGTGTAAAAAAGAACGTTCTGCTTGTACAGCTTTCCATGTCGCTTCATCTGTTAATTTTGCAAGTGATGCTAATAGCTCTACATCATCTTCGCGACATTCAATCGCTAAAGCACCTTGACCTACTGCTGGCAAACAAATATCCGTAGATAAGTACTCAGTTACCACGTCTTGACTCCAACCTAAGCGATTTAAACCAGCTGCTGCTAAAATAATCGCATCAAAATTTTCGTTTTTTAACTTATTTAGTCGAGTATCCACATTTCCCCGAATCCATTGAATTTCCAAATCCGGTCTAACTTGAAGCAACTGTGCACTTCGACGTAATGAACTTGTCCCAACTACTGCACCTTTAGGCAAATCCATTAGTTTCACATGATTGTTCGCTATGTAAGCATCGCGAGCATCTTCGCGTGGAGGAACACATCCTATGACAAGACCATCTGGTAATTCAGAAGGCATATCTTTCATGCTATGCACAGCAAAATCTATTTCTTTCGAATAGAGAGCTTGCTCAATTTCTTTCACAAATAGCCCTTTACCTCCTACTTTTGATAGTTGTACATCAACAATCTGATCACCTTTTGTCACAATTTCTTTAATATCAAATTCAAAAGGAGCTCCAGATTTCTTCATTTCTTCTATAAACCACTTTGTTTGGGTTAATGCTAATTTACTTCTACGTGATCCAACAATAATTTTACGCAATGTGAACATCCTTTCTATAACCAAAAATGAAACTCAGACAGACGACTTCCTAAGAAAAAGTTTAATAGAACAACTAAAAATGCATAAATATGTGCCCATGCATATTGTGTCCCTAGTAACGCATTTTTATGGTGCCGATATAATATAACACTATAAAAAATGAGCAGAATAAATGATCCGACAATTTTCATATCAAACAACGAAAAGGAATCAAGTGATAAATAAGCCCATTGCATACCTAATATGAGACTAAGTAATAACGATGGAATACCAATTATCATCGAAATGGTCATTCCTTTTTCCGTTTGATCTAGCGACGGCAAATTTCTCCATTGAATAGTCCATTTTTTCTTTTTTAATAATCGATATAAAAGTTGATACAACACGGAAAAAACAAACGATAATGAAAATGCGACATAGGAAATGATCGCAAACGTCACATGGATGAATAATAGCTCCGAAACTAAATTTTCACCGACTGGTGAGCGCTCGAGTTGAACTGGTGCAAACGTATGAATCATCATCATGACAAAACCAATAATATTTAACGAAAAAACGAGAATTTTCACCTTATACGTTAAATGTAACACAAGCGATAAGGTGATCAATAACCAAGCGTAAAAGTAAATCCCCTCAAAGAGTGTCAAGATGGGAAATCGATTGGTCTCCATCATATATAAAACGAGAAAGATAGACTGTAATACCCATACAATGGATACTAGGTAAAATCCATATTTCTCTGCACGCTTATTTTGATAGAAGAAATCGAGAAAGTATAAAACGAGGCTGATTGCGTATAGAACGACCATACCTTCATGCAATCTTGCCATGGTGATGTCTGTCACTTAGATTCCTCCTTCCACATAAAAAAGGCGTTTCGCAATGACAGTGTATCCTGCTTTTACGAAAACGCCTCCTTTGTTGTATCTTTTCAATCGTCCCTTGTTCATTCATTTTAATGGGTATAAATTAATAAATCCACTCTGCACTTTTTTGAGCCGTTGTTTCATCAGCCTTTTGAGCTTGGCGAACCTTTTCCAGCTCTTGTTGCCGTTTCTTTTCTACTTGAACTTCCTCTTCTATCCCAAAAATTTGTTGGAATAAAGCCAGTTGTTCATTAGCTTGCGAACTATTTGC
The Paenisporosarcina cavernae genome window above contains:
- the hemC gene encoding hydroxymethylbilane synthase encodes the protein MRKIIVGSRRSKLALTQTKWFIEEMKKSGAPFEFDIKEIVTKGDQIVDVQLSKVGGKGLFVKEIEQALYSKEIDFAVHSMKDMPSELPDGLVIGCVPPREDARDAYIANNHVKLMDLPKGAVVGTSSLRRSAQLLQVRPDLEIQWIRGNVDTRLNKLKNENFDAIILAAAGLNRLGWSQDVVTEYLSTDICLPAVGQGALAIECREDDVELLASLAKLTDEATWKAVQAERSFLHKMDGGCQVPIAGFATTDGNEITFTGLVASPEGDVFYKESTKGENPVELGKEIAAKISAEGAYDLIQQVKADLNV
- the ccsA gene encoding cytochrome c biogenesis protein CcsA, with translation MTDITMARLHEGMVVLYAISLVLYFLDFFYQNKRAEKYGFYLVSIVWVLQSIFLVLYMMETNRFPILTLFEGIYFYAWLLITLSLVLHLTYKVKILVFSLNIIGFVMMMIHTFAPVQLERSPVGENLVSELLFIHVTFAIISYVAFSLSFVFSVLYQLLYRLLKKKKWTIQWRNLPSLDQTEKGMTISMIIGIPSLLLSLILGMQWAYLSLDSFSLFDMKIVGSFILLIFYSVILYRHHKNALLGTQYAWAHIYAFLVVLLNFFLGSRLSEFHFWL